One Arthrobacter sp. Marseille-P9274 genomic region harbors:
- a CDS encoding HNH endonuclease: protein MNTKTIDALVETLSEKIRFSKSVAGQRALMTAKLRQLIKERDNHTCRYCAISIAAEPHLLLEVDHIMPVSKGGLSTPENLQTLCWKCNRAKSDKVLPV from the coding sequence TTGAACACCAAGACGATCGACGCACTCGTTGAGACGCTTTCGGAGAAGATCCGCTTTAGCAAGAGCGTTGCAGGCCAGCGTGCCCTGATGACAGCTAAGCTCCGTCAGCTCATCAAGGAGCGTGACAACCACACCTGCCGCTACTGTGCGATATCGATTGCTGCCGAACCGCATCTTCTTCTGGAAGTGGATCACATCATGCCGGTCTCAAAGGGCGGACTATCGACGCCCGAGAACCTGCAGACACTGTGCTGGAAGTGCAACCGCGCCAAATCCGATAAAGTCTTGCCCGTTTGA